CTGCAAATGAATTGAAAACAGCGGTTCAAAAATCTCAAGAAGCAGGTCATAAAAACATAGTGATTGATTTAAGGAATAATCCTGGTGGTCTATTAGATGAAGCGATTAAAATGTCTAACATCTTTTTGGATAAAGGCAAAACTGTACTATATTTAGAGAAAGGCAAGCAACAAGAAGCTGTTCAAACACCAAACAAGCCTCTTGCACACGCCTCTGAATTAAACGTATCCGTCCTTGTGAATGAAGGTTCTGCAAGTGCATCAGAAATATTTACAGGTGCTATGAAAGATCATAAAATTGCTAAAACATATGGTAGCAAAACCTTTGGAAAAGGGATTGTACAGACTACTAGGGAGTTTGACGACGGATCTATATTAAAATTTACGGAGATGAAGTGGCTTACACCGAACAAAACGTTCATTCATGGTAAAGGTATTCAGCCTGATATTGATATTAAAGGCGCACCATTCGAAACATTAACTGTCATCCCATCTGATAAAGTGTTTAAAGAAGGCGATAACGATAAGCATGTTAAATCCATTAAAATAGGGTTGAATGCTTTAGGATATCAAATTGATACATCAGATACCAACTTTGATAGTAGTCTTAGAGCAGCTGTCATTCAATTTCAAGAGGCACATCAATTAAAAACTACTGGTGAATTTGATAAACAAACGAACCATAAATTCACCCAATTACTCGTTGAGAAAGCAACAAAAGAAGATCCAGTATTAGAAAAAACGATTAAACAGATTAAGGAGCAATTGAAATGATAAGACGCGCTACTTTTGATGATATTGATACAATTGTTAATTTAACCGAAGATGCCAAAATCTTAATGGAAAAAGATGAAAATCCACAATGGGACCATCGTTATCCGTTAAAAACACATTTTGAGACTGATATAAAAACCAACAATATGTTTGTCGTTGATGAAGAAGATGTCATTAAAGGGTTTATCGTAATCGATCAAAAAGTGCCCGATTGGTATGAAAATATAAATTGGCCTATTGATATTTCAAATACGTATGTTATTCATCGTTTAGTAGCTTCGACAAAATATAAAGGTGTCGCACAACAATTGTTTGACTTTGCATTTGACATCGCTAATTCTCACAGCGTGCATGTATTACTCACAGATACATTTTCGCTCAACGTACGTGCACAACGATTGTTTGAAAAGAATGGATTCATTAAAACAGGTGAAATGACAAGTAATGAATTCCCTTTTGACAAAGGAAAACCGTTTTTCGCATACTATAAAAATTTGAATGAATAGAGGGTTAATATGGTTAAAATTGCATTTACTGGTGGCGGTACGGTCGGTCATGTCTCAGTTAATTTAAGTCTAATTCCGACCGCTGAACAATATGGACACGAGACAATTTATATTGGTTCACATCATGGTATTGAACGTGAAATGATCACCTCTCAATTGCCATCAACACCTTATTTCGCGATTTCAAGTGGTAAATTGAGACGGTATATATCTTTAGAAAATGCTAAGGATATATTTAAAGTGATAAAAGGAATTGGCGATGCACGTCGTATTTTAAAGAAAGAAAAACCAGATATTTTATTTTCTAAAGGGGGATTTGTCTCTGTTCCAGTTGTTTTGGCTGCTAAAAGTCTTAATATCCCTACCATCATACATGAGTCAGATTTAACACCTGGGCTCGCGAATAAAATCAGTATGAGGTTTGCAAAAAAATTATATGTTACTTTTGAAGAAACATTAAAATATGTCCCGAAAGATAAAGCCGATTTTGTAGGCGCGACGATACGCGAAGATTTAAAACATGGTAATGCCAAACGTGGCTATGCGCTTACGGGATTCAGTGATAAGAAAAAAGTACTCCTTGTTATGGGAGGAAGCATGGGAAGTTTAAAAATAAACGAAGCGATTCGTCGACAATTAAAAGCCTTGCTTAAAACATATCAGATTGTACATTTAACTGGCAAAAATTTAAAAGATGATACGATAAATCAAGAAGGGTATATTCAATATGAGTTTTTGAAAGATG
The sequence above is a segment of the Staphylococcus hyicus genome. Coding sequences within it:
- a CDS encoding S41 family peptidase, whose amino-acid sequence is MWPRKKQHNEKNKKYVPLSQFIIGIILTMILTTIVIIGSIYLWHLNEKNKQISNNSDKLTQVYEVLAKDYYKSPNKDKLLQNAINGMTKGLNDPYTEYIPKDKSKAFNEDVTGDFVGIGAEMQQKGNQIIITSPMKGSPAEKAGLKPKDILKAVDGKSIKGKNLNDIIPKIRGEKGTQVTLTIERGNTSKDFTVKRDTIHVKSVEVETKGNVTVFKVNKFQEGTANELKTAVQKSQEAGHKNIVIDLRNNPGGLLDEAIKMSNIFLDKGKTVLYLEKGKQQEAVQTPNKPLAHASELNVSVLVNEGSASASEIFTGAMKDHKIAKTYGSKTFGKGIVQTTREFDDGSILKFTEMKWLTPNKTFIHGKGIQPDIDIKGAPFETLTVIPSDKVFKEGDNDKHVKSIKIGLNALGYQIDTSDTNFDSSLRAAVIQFQEAHQLKTTGEFDKQTNHKFTQLLVEKATKEDPVLEKTIKQIKEQLK
- a CDS encoding GNAT family N-acetyltransferase codes for the protein MIRRATFDDIDTIVNLTEDAKILMEKDENPQWDHRYPLKTHFETDIKTNNMFVVDEEDVIKGFIVIDQKVPDWYENINWPIDISNTYVIHRLVASTKYKGVAQQLFDFAFDIANSHSVHVLLTDTFSLNVRAQRLFEKNGFIKTGEMTSNEFPFDKGKPFFAYYKNLNE
- a CDS encoding undecaprenyldiphospho-muramoylpentapeptide beta-N-acetylglucosaminyltransferase — its product is MVKIAFTGGGTVGHVSVNLSLIPTAEQYGHETIYIGSHHGIEREMITSQLPSTPYFAISSGKLRRYISLENAKDIFKVIKGIGDARRILKKEKPDILFSKGGFVSVPVVLAAKSLNIPTIIHESDLTPGLANKISMRFAKKLYVTFEETLKYVPKDKADFVGATIREDLKHGNAKRGYALTGFSDKKKVLLVMGGSMGSLKINEAIRRQLKALLKTYQIVHLTGKNLKDDTINQEGYIQYEFLKDDLTDVLAITDTVISRAGSNAIYEFLTLKIPMLLIPLGLDQSRGDQIDNAKYFEKQGYATMLDESELSIETLYPELSKIENTRQQIIQNMSAFTESLTKDALLHKIIDDATSK